The genome window ACCGGATCACCCAGAACGGCCGGAGGCATATGGATCCGCATTATAAGCCGGACTACTGCCCGGACAACCTGGTCAGCGACAATTATATCTGCCATCTGGCAGTCATCCGCAAGGCAGTGCTGGAAGAGATCGGCGGTCTGCGCAGCGGTTTTGACGGCAGCCAGGATCATGACCTGTTCCTGCGGGTGGCGGAAAAGACGGACAGGATTGAACATCTCCCCTATATCCTTTACAGCTGGCGGGAGGTCTTCAGCAGCGCAAGCCACCGGAACCTGGAAATCTGCCTGCAAAACGGATGCCGCGCCGCGGTGGAGCATGAGGCAGCCCTGGGACGGAAGGCGGAAGCCGTTCCGGTGAACAAGGAGATCCGGCTGTGGTATGAGATCCCGCGGGATGTGACCGTGGAGGCGATTGTTCACGGGGATACCGAAGAAGAGTGCCAGGAATGCCTGGGTGAGCTGCAGTTCCGGACGGACTGGCCGCAGCTGACCGGCAGTATTATCGTCGCGGGAGAGGAAGATCGGATCTCCCTGCTGAATGAGGCCGCCCGGACAAGCACAGCGGATTACCTGCTGATCCTGGACGCAAGGGTCACGGAGATGAACCGGTATTTCATCCGGGAGATGCTGATGTTTGCGCAGCGGGATGATGTGGCCGGAGTCACGGGCGTCCTGACGGACCGGAAGAAGCATATTACCCACGGAGGGTTTGCCCTGGGCATGGAACACACGGCCCAGTGTGTGAACGAGGGTATGTATGTGACAGCCGGCGGCTGGCACGACATGATGAACAAAGTGCATAACGTCAGCGCGGTGAGCCTTTGCTGCCTGATGGTGAAGCGGGAAAACTGGCTGGACCTGGACGACGGATACCGGGGCGGACTGGCGGCTGTGGACCTGGGCCTGCGGCAGAAACAGGCCGGGCTGCGGTATGTCTTCACGCCTCATGCGCAGGCGCGCCTGGAACGCTGCTCCCTGCTGCTGTCCGGAGAAGAACGGATCGCGGAGGATGTTGCCCGCTTTGAGGAACGCTGGGGAACAACGGTGCATGATCCCTGCTACAGCGAACGGTTTGGGAAGAAGAAAGCGAATTATGATTATTCCGGCAGAAGCCGGAATAAAGGTAGGAAGTAGAAGGTAGGAGGTAGGAGGTATAACACCCCGGCGGGACGCCGTCTCAGGCATGTTGCCGGCATGAAAACAGCTGCGCAGATAAGACATCGTACGCAGCCAGTGGAAACACTATATCATTCTGCATTCTGCATTCTGAATTCTGCATTGAAATAAAAAATCGGCAGGAAGTGTCCTTCCTGCCGGCCTTTTTATTTCGCATATTCCGTGCTTCTGGTTTCGCGGATGACGTTGACCCGGATCTGTCCGGGATATTCCATCTGCTCCTCGATGCGCTTGGCGATCTCTTTGGCCAGGACCTTGATGCCTTCATCGTTGACATCTTCCGGCTTGACCATGATACGCACCTCACGGCCGCTCTGGATGGCGTAGCACTTATCCACACCGTCGAAGCTGTTGGCGATCTCCTCCAGCTTCTCCAGACGCTTGATATAGTTTTCCAGGCTCTCGCGGCGGGCACCGGGACGGGCAGCGGAAATAGCGTCCGCGGCCTGTACCAGCACCGCTTCCACGGTCTGGGGTTCCACGTCATTGTGGTGGGCCATGATGCAGTGCACTACATCCGCGTTCTCGTGATACTTCCGGGCGAGGTCCGCGCCCAGGGTCACGTGGGTGCCTTCACTTTCGTGGTCAACGGCCTTGCCGATATCATGCAGCAGGCCGGCACGCTTCGCCAGCTGGACATCCGCGCCGAGTTCCGCGGCCATCAGGCCGGCCAGGTGGCTGACCTCGATGGAGTGCTTCAGCACGTTCTGGCCGTAACTGGTGCGGTACCGCAGGCGGCCCAGCAGCTTGACCAGTTCGTGGTGGATACCGTGCTGGTTGGTTTCGAATACGGCGTTTTCACCGGCTTCACGGATCTGGTTGTCAACTTCCTTGCGGGCCTTTTCAACCATTTCTTCGATCCGCGCCGGATGGATCCGGCCGTCCATGATCAGTTTTTCCACAGCAACCCGTGCCACTTCACGGCGGACCGGATCAAAGGCGGAGACGATCACGGCTTCGGGGGTATCATCAATGATCAGGTCAACACCCGTGGCAGTTTCCAGCGCGCGGATGTTCCGGCCTTCACGGCCGATGATGCGGCCCTTCATGTCATCGTTCGGCAGGCTGATCACGCTGACAGTGCTTTCAGCCACATGGTCGGCTGCGCACTTCTGGATCGCCAGGGCGATGATGTTGCGGGCTTTCTTTTCTCCTTCTTCCTTCGCCTGGGTTTCGATCTCACGAACCTGGGCGGCGGCGTCATGGAAGGCTTCCTTCTGGACGCGGTCGATCACGATCTGCTTCGCTTCATCGCGGCTCAGGCCGGCGACCCGTTCCAGTTCAG of Aristaeella lactis contains these proteins:
- a CDS encoding glycosyltransferase family 2 protein gives rise to the protein MEMGAIDRIREYRQSHGTVYTLKRLGQKAAQQFLGTYDRRWKRERASEAELKAQRENQPAAGLISVVIPVYNTDPGMLNALLDSLENQTYLDFEAVLYDGASTRAETAAVLRERSEKQARFRVIRGEENRGISSNTNEALKLARGEYIALCDHDDLLSPDALWRVAECIAEKHPDLVYSDEDRITQNGRRHMDPHYKPDYCPDNLVSDNYICHLAVIRKAVLEEIGGLRSGFDGSQDHDLFLRVAEKTDRIEHLPYILYSWREVFSSASHRNLEICLQNGCRAAVEHEAALGRKAEAVPVNKEIRLWYEIPRDVTVEAIVHGDTEEECQECLGELQFRTDWPQLTGSIIVAGEEDRISLLNEAARTSTADYLLILDARVTEMNRYFIREMLMFAQRDDVAGVTGVLTDRKKHITHGGFALGMEHTAQCVNEGMYVTAGGWHDMMNKVHNVSAVSLCCLMVKRENWLDLDDGYRGGLAAVDLGLRQKQAGLRYVFTPHAQARLERCSLLLSGEERIAEDVARFEERWGTTVHDPCYSERFGKKKANYDYSGRSRNKGRK
- the rny gene encoding ribonuclease Y, producing MSPIIAAVIAAVVGCLLGGLVGYSYRKSFTEKKIERTEDYAKRLYDDAVRKAEDYKKEKVLEAKEEILKAKAENDRERAENEREIRERRNEIQKNERRLIQREETLDKKASNLETREETLNNKLADLTRKETELDELKAKQMTELERVAGLSRDEAKQIVIDRVQKEAFHDAAAQVREIETQAKEEGEKKARNIIALAIQKCAADHVAESTVSVISLPNDDMKGRIIGREGRNIRALETATGVDLIIDDTPEAVIVSAFDPVRREVARVAVEKLIMDGRIHPARIEEMVEKARKEVDNQIREAGENAVFETNQHGIHHELVKLLGRLRYRTSYGQNVLKHSIEVSHLAGLMAAELGADVQLAKRAGLLHDIGKAVDHESEGTHVTLGADLARKYHENADVVHCIMAHHNDVEPQTVEAVLVQAADAISAARPGARRESLENYIKRLEKLEEIANSFDGVDKCYAIQSGREVRIMVKPEDVNDEGIKVLAKEIAKRIEEQMEYPGQIRVNVIRETRSTEYAK